Proteins from one Desulfonema limicola genomic window:
- a CDS encoding multiheme c-type cytochrome: MKKLFFAINLFFLALFIFPVPGICARAPVSEASEECLGCHSSLHPGIVEEWQKSRHAMITPQEAMGIKGLSLKVSAKSVPEPLLKTAVGCAECHGLRPDSHADTFTHNNLDIHVIVSPDDCAVCHTEESSQYSNNIMAHARKNLAGNTVYQELEKSIIGKPRRIEGRLEYMAADQDTGAEACYYCHGTKLEVKGLESRETFAGEMDFPRISGWPNQGAGRVNTDNSLGSCSACHARHLFSIETARKPHTCRECHLGPDVPAYKVYMSSKHGNIYSSMNKDWNFKAVPWTAGKDFNAPTCASCHISLIINTDGETISKRTHEMSSRLSWRIFGLIYAHPHPVKPDTTIIRNKSGLTLPADFDGTFASEYLVTPAQKEARTESMQNICRACHSTEWVKGHWKRFENTIQRTNADILTATNIMEEIWSRGYAKGMEHGKNPFDEPIERIWCETWLFYGNTIRFTSAMAGGGDYGVFADGRYQLSRQISQLHDWLELRKRLFPQPAPIAMFLEK; the protein is encoded by the coding sequence ATGAAAAAACTGTTTTTTGCCATAAACCTTTTTTTTCTTGCATTGTTTATTTTTCCAGTCCCGGGCATCTGTGCCCGTGCCCCTGTGAGTGAAGCAAGTGAAGAATGTCTTGGATGTCATTCATCCCTTCACCCGGGAATAGTTGAAGAATGGCAGAAAAGCCGTCATGCCATGATTACCCCCCAGGAGGCTATGGGTATTAAAGGTTTATCCCTTAAGGTTTCAGCAAAATCAGTGCCTGAACCTTTACTCAAAACTGCGGTAGGCTGTGCAGAATGCCACGGCCTCAGGCCTGACTCCCATGCAGATACCTTTACCCATAATAATCTTGATATTCATGTTATTGTAAGTCCTGATGACTGTGCTGTGTGCCATACAGAAGAAAGCTCTCAATATTCAAATAATATTATGGCACATGCAAGAAAAAATCTTGCTGGCAATACGGTTTATCAGGAACTGGAAAAAAGTATTATTGGAAAACCCAGGCGCATTGAAGGCAGGCTGGAGTATATGGCCGCAGACCAGGATACTGGTGCTGAAGCCTGTTATTACTGCCACGGTACAAAACTGGAAGTAAAGGGCCTGGAATCAAGGGAGACCTTTGCAGGTGAAATGGATTTTCCGCGTATCAGCGGATGGCCCAACCAGGGAGCCGGCAGGGTTAATACAGATAACAGTCTTGGTTCCTGTTCTGCATGTCATGCCAGGCACTTATTTTCCATAGAAACAGCCAGGAAGCCTCATACATGCAGGGAATGCCATTTAGGCCCCGATGTTCCTGCATATAAAGTCTATATGTCAAGCAAGCACGGCAATATATATTCATCAATGAATAAGGACTGGAATTTTAAAGCTGTGCCCTGGACTGCAGGAAAGGATTTTAATGCGCCTACTTGTGCATCATGTCATATAAGCCTTATTATAAATACTGACGGCGAGACCATATCCAAAAGAACCCATGAAATGAGCAGCCGTCTGTCATGGCGTATTTTCGGGCTTATTTATGCCCATCCCCATCCTGTTAAACCAGATACCACGATAATAAGAAATAAATCAGGCCTGACCCTGCCCGCAGATTTTGATGGAACCTTTGCTTCTGAATATCTTGTTACCCCGGCACAAAAAGAGGCAAGGACAGAGAGTATGCAGAATATCTGCCGTGCCTGCCACAGTACAGAATGGGTCAAGGGTCATTGGAAAAGGTTTGAGAATACAATCCAGAGAACCAATGCTGATATTTTGACTGCAACAAATATAATGGAAGAAATATGGTCAAGGGGATATGCAAAAGGCATGGAGCATGGAAAAAATCCTTTTGATGAACCTATTGAAAGAATATGGTGCGAAACCTGGCTTTTTTATGGAAATACCATCAGGTTTACATCTGCTATGGCTGGAGGAGGTGATTACGGAGTATTTGCAGACGGACGTTATCAGCTTTCCAGGCAAATCAGCCAGCTCCATGACTGGCTTGAACTGCGAAAACGCCTTTTCCCCCAGCCTGCACCGATTGCCATGTTTCTTGAAAAATGA
- a CDS encoding HEAT repeat domain-containing protein: MVNLNIQKKAVDAITVMNVAITNIRLYPPISNIVINTVDRVYHLLTDILRHENSVMIGESGKNIIICRQIFSEKDQARYPHAMAFIDILVMLGIKTISFEKNLQKSELKTFLEIISKRPEEIEQEGGFQKIVSLGNMPNIIIDHKVYVVLDKDKQLVTNCGISDEDIVKFIINEHSLEKEDIEKIKAVPKSSEWSSQIFNAGISSLMPWKQSKSYEELLARLSHIIKTLDNISGMENKEDIAKGIALAAADMDEDMVALILTQNPDGPFGEQLFTSIAEKLPDEKFEKISAKLISPAADKDQKPGQSGIIDYAFENMMKSDQGRLGYKKIINQVNAEKARRKKQNELLDLEIQKIISGDNSPFMDESIMPSLQKYLEKVLISDKAETAQPLISRMTSGLLEKNSEIQDRVFDLFLNLSQFIINKKHNNSIIILVNHWLQWITAQDVLSRQYLQIIAVIKDAARNFIKNLQLSECVPIIETFNKIYYAKIDKPLPVRELAGNMLKEIGTKDMLDILLKEFMSDNEKNRRHVNQILIFFGTISIDTLLDVLQESRDMSERARILQIVSEIEQSPDILVKKIHRGGPWYYLRNLILMLGKAGEEKHLPVLTPFLNHEDFRVQREALNSIYNIGGDKKGGIILSALKSNDERIQINIVDMLGAMQYQEAVPELIKILESKSLFSSKTSDKLKEKICMALGSIGSEEAVSKLTSIAAQKSLLGLKGFPENIKNAANEALIKYRNHLLRIQKEKSIDLETESALEALNGSNDSLPDFTFKNVGRNDETLEESVVNLLFDSIVQYAKAKNFEKAEELRQQLMEIDPMALDEIIKSEEIIEAEKNESPGIEKDHLGIWPELYDTLTQEEADALFYAMEDNQFDTNQVVFEQGKHNDKLWFIRQGSLKLVFTRGERESLLKTINPGDIAGQDTFFSISLCTTSLITLSPAKISYLNKNMLEVWNSEFPALESKLHDYCLSLERIHDILKGKGIERRSQKRINIPGTVMVHLLSSSGTSSVKSFKGGMSDISVGGMSFLIKTQNPKNVSLLLGRKLKLEFYFPVKLWENLNSGVQLSSSISSKPKAAINPTGIVIGVSHQLNNDYSIHIRFDKLLYEVFSEKYDNSV; the protein is encoded by the coding sequence GTGGTAAATTTAAATATACAAAAAAAAGCTGTTGACGCAATAACTGTCATGAATGTGGCAATAACAAACATTCGTTTGTATCCTCCAATCAGCAATATTGTAATTAATACTGTTGACAGGGTTTATCATCTGCTCACAGATATTCTCCGCCATGAAAATTCTGTAATGATTGGAGAATCAGGGAAAAATATAATTATATGCAGACAAATTTTTTCAGAAAAAGATCAGGCAAGATACCCCCATGCCATGGCATTTATAGATATCCTGGTAATGCTTGGAATAAAAACCATTTCATTTGAAAAAAATCTGCAAAAATCAGAGCTTAAAACATTTTTGGAGATTATCAGCAAAAGGCCCGAAGAAATTGAGCAGGAAGGGGGATTTCAAAAGATTGTCAGCCTGGGCAACATGCCGAACATAATAATAGACCACAAGGTTTATGTAGTTCTTGACAAGGATAAACAGCTTGTAACAAATTGCGGGATCAGTGATGAAGATATAGTAAAGTTTATCATAAATGAGCATTCACTGGAAAAAGAAGATATTGAAAAAATAAAAGCTGTACCAAAATCATCTGAATGGTCAAGCCAGATATTTAACGCAGGCATTTCCAGTCTTATGCCCTGGAAACAATCTAAATCATATGAAGAATTGTTAGCCAGGCTGTCTCATATTATTAAAACCCTTGATAATATATCAGGCATGGAAAACAAAGAAGATATTGCAAAAGGGATAGCTCTTGCTGCTGCTGATATGGATGAAGATATGGTGGCACTCATCCTGACACAAAATCCTGACGGGCCTTTTGGTGAACAGCTTTTTACCAGTATAGCTGAAAAACTGCCTGATGAAAAATTTGAAAAAATATCTGCAAAATTAATATCCCCTGCTGCAGATAAAGATCAGAAACCAGGACAAAGCGGAATTATAGATTATGCTTTTGAAAATATGATGAAGTCAGATCAGGGCAGGCTTGGATATAAAAAAATTATAAACCAGGTAAATGCAGAAAAAGCACGCAGAAAAAAACAAAATGAACTTCTTGATTTAGAGATCCAAAAGATCATCAGCGGCGACAACAGTCCTTTTATGGATGAGTCAATAATGCCGTCTTTGCAAAAATACCTGGAAAAAGTATTAATTTCAGACAAGGCAGAAACTGCTCAACCGCTTATCTCAAGAATGACCAGCGGGCTTTTGGAAAAAAATTCTGAAATACAGGACAGGGTATTTGACCTGTTTTTAAATCTCAGTCAATTTATTATAAACAAAAAGCATAACAATTCAATTATCATACTTGTAAATCACTGGCTCCAATGGATCACAGCCCAGGATGTATTGAGCCGGCAATATCTTCAAATAATTGCTGTTATTAAAGACGCAGCACGCAATTTTATTAAAAATCTTCAATTATCAGAATGTGTGCCTATAATTGAAACCTTTAATAAGATTTACTATGCAAAAATTGATAAACCCCTGCCGGTTCGTGAACTGGCGGGCAATATGTTAAAAGAAATTGGTACAAAAGACATGCTGGATATACTTTTAAAAGAATTTATGAGTGATAATGAAAAAAACCGCCGGCATGTAAACCAGATTCTGATATTTTTTGGTACCATATCAATTGATACCCTGCTGGATGTGCTGCAGGAAAGCCGTGATATGTCTGAACGGGCGCGTATCCTTCAAATAGTGTCTGAAATTGAACAATCTCCAGATATACTGGTAAAAAAAATACACCGGGGAGGTCCCTGGTATTATCTTAGAAATTTAATCCTGATGCTGGGCAAGGCAGGGGAAGAAAAACATTTGCCAGTCCTGACACCGTTTCTTAATCATGAGGATTTCAGGGTTCAGAGAGAAGCTCTTAACAGTATCTATAATATAGGAGGTGATAAAAAAGGCGGGATAATTCTTTCTGCATTAAAATCCAATGATGAAAGAATACAAATCAATATTGTGGATATGCTGGGTGCCATGCAGTATCAGGAGGCAGTGCCTGAACTTATAAAAATACTTGAAAGCAAATCTTTATTTTCTTCTAAAACAAGCGATAAGTTAAAAGAAAAAATCTGTATGGCCCTGGGCAGTATCGGCTCTGAAGAAGCAGTATCAAAATTAACATCTATTGCCGCACAAAAAAGTCTGCTGGGATTAAAAGGTTTTCCTGAAAATATAAAAAATGCTGCTAATGAGGCATTGATAAAATATAGAAATCATCTATTGCGTATCCAGAAAGAAAAATCCATAGACCTTGAAACTGAATCTGCACTGGAAGCTCTCAATGGCTCAAATGATTCCCTGCCTGATTTTACTTTTAAAAATGTGGGCAGAAACGATGAGACCCTTGAAGAATCAGTTGTAAACCTGTTATTTGATTCCATAGTACAATATGCAAAAGCAAAAAATTTTGAAAAAGCAGAGGAATTAAGGCAGCAGTTAATGGAAATTGATCCTATGGCTCTTGATGAAATCATTAAGTCTGAAGAAATTATTGAAGCTGAAAAAAATGAATCACCTGGTATTGAAAAGGATCACCTGGGAATATGGCCCGAACTTTATGACACCCTGACACAAGAAGAGGCAGATGCCCTGTTTTATGCTATGGAAGACAATCAATTTGATACAAACCAGGTTGTTTTTGAACAAGGAAAACATAATGATAAATTATGGTTCATCCGCCAGGGCAGTTTAAAGCTGGTTTTTACCAGGGGAGAGCGGGAAAGTCTTTTAAAAACCATCAATCCTGGAGATATTGCAGGCCAGGACACCTTTTTTTCCATCTCACTTTGTACTACATCATTAATTACCTTGTCACCTGCCAAGATAAGCTATTTAAACAAGAATATGCTGGAAGTATGGAACAGCGAATTTCCTGCTCTTGAATCAAAGCTCCATGATTACTGCCTGAGCCTGGAAAGAATTCACGATATTCTAAAAGGCAAAGGCATTGAGCGAAGATCCCAGAAACGTATTAATATTCCTGGAACTGTAATGGTTCATCTTTTAAGTTCGTCAGGCACATCCTCTGTAAAGAGCTTTAAAGGAGGTATGTCAGATATTTCTGTTGGAGGCATGTCTTTTTTAATTAAAACCCAAAACCCTAAAAATGTCAGTCTGCTTTTAGGCAGGAAGTTAAAACTGGAGTTTTATTTTCCCGTGAAATTATGGGAAAACTTAAATTCAGGTGTTCAGCTTTCCAGCAGTATAAGCAGTAAACCCAAAGCTGCAATCAATCCCACAGGCATAGTCATTGGAGTATCTCATCAGCTTAATAATGATTATTCAATTCATATCAGGTTTGATAAACTTCTTTATGAAGTTTTTTCAGAAAAATATGATAATTCTGTTTAA